The Microbacterium esteraromaticum genome contains the following window.
ACCTCCCGCGTGTCGTACTGCTGCACGATCACCGGGGCCAACCCCGCATCGTTCCACGTGATGTCGGCGATGCGCGCTTCATTCGGGTCGGTCATCGCACACCGTCTCGATCGCCCGGGGCAATCTCACGGATCGTGACGCCGGATGCCTTCAGCGCTGCCTTGACATCACCGACCGTCAGCTGGCCGGTGTGGAACACGCTGGCCGCGAGGACAGCATCCGCCCCGGCGTCGATCGCGGGCGCGAAGTGCGAGACGTTGCCGGCTCCGCCGGAGGCGATCACCGGAACCGACGAGACCTCGCGCATCAGACGCACGAGTTCCAGGTCGAACCCGTCCTTCGTCCCGTCGGCGTCGATCGAGTTGACCAGAAGTTCGCCGGCGCCACGCTCGATGGCCTCGCGTGCCCAGGCGAGGGCATCCAATGATGTCTCGGTGCGGCCACCATGCGTCGTGACGGCAAATCCGGACGGCGTCGCAGCGGAGCGCTTCACATCGAGCGAGAGCACCAGTACCTGGGCACCGAAGCGATCGGCGATCTCGCCGATGAGCGCGGGACGGGCGATGGCGGCCGAGTTCACACCGACTTTGTCGGCACCGACGCCGAGCAGGCGCGCGACGTCCTCGACCTCGCGCACTCCCCCGCCGACGGTCAGCGGCACGAACACGTGCTCGGCGGTGCGCTGCACGATGTCGTAGGTCGTCGCGCGGGCATCCACGGTGGCCGTCACGTCAAGGAAGGTGATCTCGTCCGCGCCCTGCAGCGCATAGTGCGCCGCGAGCTCGACCGGGTCACCCATGTCGCGCAGGTTCTGGAAGTTGACGCCCTTGACGACGCGACCGGCTGCCACGTCCAGGCACGGGATGACGCGTGCCGCGAGTGCCATCAGAGCCTCGCCGCGTGGATGGCGGTGACCAGGATCGCGCGTGCGCCGAGGGCGTAGAGGTCGTCCATCACCTGATTCATGCCCTTGCGGGGGATCATGACGCGCACGGCGACCCACTCGGGATCGCGCAACGGGGAGATGGTCGGCGATTCGCGACCACCGGCGATCGCGACTGCCTGGTCGACGAGGTGGGCGGGCAGGTCGTAATCGAGCAGCACGAACTGGCGCGCCACCATCACGCCGCGCAGGCGTCGCAGCAGCCGGTCGGTGCCGGGTGCATCGCCGGGGCGGCTGATCAGCACGGCCTCGGACTCGATGATCACGGGTCCGAAAATCTCCAGGCCCGCCTGACGCAGGGTGGTTCCGGTCTCGACGACATCGGCGATGACATCCGCCACGCCGAGTCGGACCGCCGATTCCACCGCGCCGTCGAGCGGCACGAGTTCGGCCTGAACGCCATGCCGACGCAGGAAATCGTCGACCAGGCCCGGGTAGGCCGAGGCGACACGGACGCCTTCGAGATCCTCGATCGTGCGGAATCGGCCGGGAGGCGCCGCGAAACGGAACGTCGAGCGGGCGAAGCCGAGTTGCTCGATCTCGCGTGCGTCGTCCTGACGCACGTCGAGCAGCAGGTCGCGCCCGGTGATGCCCACGTCGAGAGCACCGGATGCCACATACGTGGCGATGTCGCGGGGACGCAGGTAGAAGAACTCGACGTCGCTGTCGGCGTCGATCACGTGCAGGGTCTTGGGGTCGCGGCGTCCGACGTAGCCCGCCTCGGCGAGCATGTCAGCAGCGGTCTCGGAGAGCGAGCCCTTGTTCGGAACGGCAATGCGCAGCATGGGTGTCTTTCGGATCGATCGGTCTCTGAGCGGGGCGGCTCACAGATGTCGGTAGACGTCCTTAAGGGTCAGTCCCTTGGCCAGCATCATCACCTGCAGGTGGTACAGCAGCTGCGAGATCTCCTCGGCCGCATTCTCGTTCGATTCGTACTCAGCGGCCATCCACACCTCAGCGGCCTCTTCGACGATCTTCTTGCCGATGGCATGCACGCCGCGATCCAACTGTGCGACGGTGCCCGATCCCTCGGGCCGGGTGAGCGCGGTGGCGCTGAGCTCGGCGAACAGTTCGTCGAAAGTCTTCACAGTCCCAGGCTAGCCTCTCGCGCACGCTCTCGGAGACCCGTGACGGCCGCCGCGACGTCGTCGGCACCGTACACGGCCGAGCCTGCGACGAACGTGTCGGCACCCGCCTCGGCGGCCTGCGCGATCGTCGCATCCGAGATCCCGCCGTCGACCTGTAGCCAGACGTCGGATCCGCGCCGCTGTGCCTCGGCCCGCAACGCGCGCAGCTTCGGCATGGTCTCGGGCATGAACCCCTGGCCGCCGAAGCCGGGCTCGACGGTCATCACCAGGATCTGATCGAACTCGTCGAGCATGTCGTACAGGGCGTCGCCGGCCGTACCCGGTTTGATCGCCACGCCTGCACGGGCGCCGATCGATCGCAGCCTCCGTGCCAGCGCTATCGGGTCCGCCGCGGCCTCGAGGTGGAAGGTCACACTGGCCGCACCCAGTTCGGCGTATCCGGGCGCCCACCGGTCGGGGTCGGTGATCATGAGGTGCACGTCCAGCGGAATCGGGCTGGTCTGCTGGATGCGCTCGACCATCTGCGGCCCGAACGTGAGGTTCGGCACGAAGTGGTTGTCCATGACATCGACGTGCGCGTAATCGGCGGTGGCGATCCGCGCGAGCTCAGCCTGCATGTTCACGAAGTCGGCGGCGAGGATGCTGGGGTTGATACGCGGCGCACGGGGCAGGCTCATGTCACTCGTCTCCTTCTGCGCCCGAGTCGGCGCCGTTCGTGGTCGGGACGCGCTGCAGCAGCGCGACGAACATGGCGTCGGTCCCGTGGCGGTGCGGCCAGAGCTGGGCGCTGAGCGCCCCAGGCTCGTCCGTGCCACGAGCGGCGAGGTCGATCGGCGACTGCGACATGCCGGTGATCACCGCACGGGCGTCGAGTTCGACGAGGTCGTCGCGCCGGTGCAGCACCTCCGAGACGACTCCGGTGGTCTCGGCGAGGTGCGGTGAGCAGGTCGCATACGCCACGATTCCTCCCGGCGCCAGGGCGTCGGCAGCGGCATCCAGCAGCTGCGTCTGCAGCGCGACGAGCTCGGGTACGTCGGACGGCGACTTCCGCCAACGGGCCTCGGGGCGGCGGCGCAGCGCGCCGAGCCCGGTACAGGGTGCGTCAACGAGGATCCGGTCGAATGCAGCGGGGTGCTGCGCGGCGAACGCCCGTCCGTCCTGGGTGTGCACGCGGATCGGGATCGGCAGCGGCCGTACGGCGTTGCGCACCAATCCTGCACGTGTCGGCACGACCTCATTGGCTTCGAGTGCTGCACCGTGCTGGTGTGCGAGCGCGCCCAGCAGCGCGGTCTTTCCGCCCGGCCCGGCGCACAGATCGAGCCAGCGCTCCCCTTCGCGCACGGGGGCGGCCCCGGCCAGCGCGAGTGCGACGAGCTGCGAGCCCTCGTCTTGCACACGGATCAGCCCGTCGGCGTGCGCGATCGCCTCTCTCGGGTCTCCTCCGGGCGAGCCATACGCGGTCGCCGCGTAGGGACGGCGCGGCTCACCGGGTTCGGCGAGCCCCGGGAGCGCGACGAGGGTCACCTCGGGCGAGAGGTTGTCGGATTCGAGCAGCGCGTCGAGCTCGCCGTCGCGGCCCTCGGACGCCAGCGCGCGACGCAGAGCCCGGATCACCCACACCGGGTGCGCGGTGCGCAGCGCGAGCCGCTCGTCGTCGGATCGTGCTCCCGCCTCGATGCGTTCCTGCCAGGTGTCGGCGTCGTCTCGTCCGATCCGGCGCAGCACGGCGTTGGCGAAACCGGACGCCCCGCGCCCGACTTCCGCTGCGACGAGATTCACCGACTCGTTGACGGCGGCGTGCGGGGCTACTCTGGTCGCCAGCAGCTGGTGCGCGCCGAGGCGCAGCGCGTCGAGCACAGCGGGATCGATCTCGCTGACCGGGCGGCCAGCGGCATCCGCGATGATCGCGTCGTAGGTGCCGCGACGGCGAAGCGTGCCGTACGCGAGCTCGGTCGCCAGCGCGGCGTCCTGGGTGTTCAGGCGTGCTTCGGCGATGAGCTTCGGCAGCAGCAGGTTGGCGTACGCGTCGTCTTCGGTGACAGCGCGGATCACGTCGTAGGCGACCCAGCGGGCCGGCTGGATGCGCGTGCGGCTCATGATCCCACCCGCAATCCATCGTGATCACGAAGGCCGCGCCACCAGTCCGCGGCGTTCATCGCCCCGCGCCCGGCGGGCTGCACTCGGGTCACCTCGAGCGGTGTGCTCGCGGTACCGATCAGCACGGCGGTCTTGGTTCCGCCCAGCTCCCCCGGCGCCAGGCGCGGGGCGTCGGATGCTGCCGGCGCGGCGGCCAAGATCTTGAGCCGGCCCCCGTCAAAGGTCGTGTGCGCCCCCGGTTCGGGTGTGACGCCCCGGTAGCGGGCGTAGATGATGTCGACCGGCTGGT
Protein-coding sequences here:
- the hisF gene encoding imidazole glycerol phosphate synthase subunit HisF, with the protein product MALAARVIPCLDVAAGRVVKGVNFQNLRDMGDPVELAAHYALQGADEITFLDVTATVDARATTYDIVQRTAEHVFVPLTVGGGVREVEDVARLLGVGADKVGVNSAAIARPALIGEIADRFGAQVLVLSLDVKRSAATPSGFAVTTHGGRTETSLDALAWAREAIERGAGELLVNSIDADGTKDGFDLELVRLMREVSSVPVIASGGAGNVSHFAPAIDAGADAVLAASVFHTGQLTVGDVKAALKASGVTIREIAPGDRDGVR
- the hisG gene encoding ATP phosphoribosyltransferase, whose amino-acid sequence is MLRIAVPNKGSLSETAADMLAEAGYVGRRDPKTLHVIDADSDVEFFYLRPRDIATYVASGALDVGITGRDLLLDVRQDDAREIEQLGFARSTFRFAAPPGRFRTIEDLEGVRVASAYPGLVDDFLRRHGVQAELVPLDGAVESAVRLGVADVIADVVETGTTLRQAGLEIFGPVIIESEAVLISRPGDAPGTDRLLRRLRGVMVARQFVLLDYDLPAHLVDQAVAIAGGRESPTISPLRDPEWVAVRVMIPRKGMNQVMDDLYALGARAILVTAIHAARL
- a CDS encoding phosphoribosyl-ATP diphosphatase yields the protein MKTFDELFAELSATALTRPEGSGTVAQLDRGVHAIGKKIVEEAAEVWMAAEYESNENAAEEISQLLYHLQVMMLAKGLTLKDVYRHL
- the rpe gene encoding ribulose-phosphate 3-epimerase, which encodes MSLPRAPRINPSILAADFVNMQAELARIATADYAHVDVMDNHFVPNLTFGPQMVERIQQTSPIPLDVHLMITDPDRWAPGYAELGAASVTFHLEAAADPIALARRLRSIGARAGVAIKPGTAGDALYDMLDEFDQILVMTVEPGFGGQGFMPETMPKLRALRAEAQRRGSDVWLQVDGGISDATIAQAAEAGADTFVAGSAVYGADDVAAAVTGLRERAREASLGL
- a CDS encoding RsmB/NOP family class I SAM-dependent RNA methyltransferase — protein: MSRTRIQPARWVAYDVIRAVTEDDAYANLLLPKLIAEARLNTQDAALATELAYGTLRRRGTYDAIIADAAGRPVSEIDPAVLDALRLGAHQLLATRVAPHAAVNESVNLVAAEVGRGASGFANAVLRRIGRDDADTWQERIEAGARSDDERLALRTAHPVWVIRALRRALASEGRDGELDALLESDNLSPEVTLVALPGLAEPGEPRRPYAATAYGSPGGDPREAIAHADGLIRVQDEGSQLVALALAGAAPVREGERWLDLCAGPGGKTALLGALAHQHGAALEANEVVPTRAGLVRNAVRPLPIPIRVHTQDGRAFAAQHPAAFDRILVDAPCTGLGALRRRPEARWRKSPSDVPELVALQTQLLDAAADALAPGGIVAYATCSPHLAETTGVVSEVLHRRDDLVELDARAVITGMSQSPIDLAARGTDEPGALSAQLWPHRHGTDAMFVALLQRVPTTNGADSGAEGDE